Proteins from a genomic interval of Desulfofustis limnaeus:
- a CDS encoding ABC transporter ATP-binding protein → MSLIEARGICKTFNGRSGEHIPAVDQLSLAIEDEEFVVIVGPSGCGKSTFLQMVGGLERPTSGTLRIEGQPIDGPDSRCGIVFQEYLLFPWKTVQGNIAFGPSLRGLSKGEITSLCTHYIELVGLQNFASSYPHELSGGMKQRVAIARALANQPRVLLMDEPFGALDALTRESMQWELLRIWEDARCTVVFVTHSITEAVLLADRVIVMSKRPGRIKKDIAIGLPRPRTRQLSASAEFLKYESMLKQLVWEEV, encoded by the coding sequence ATGTCACTGATTGAAGCAAGAGGCATCTGCAAAACCTTCAACGGCCGGAGCGGCGAACACATCCCGGCCGTGGATCAACTCTCCCTTGCCATCGAAGACGAGGAATTTGTCGTCATTGTTGGCCCATCCGGCTGTGGTAAGTCGACCTTCCTACAAATGGTCGGCGGCTTGGAAAGGCCGACATCCGGCACGCTTCGTATCGAAGGCCAACCAATTGACGGGCCCGATTCACGCTGCGGTATCGTGTTCCAGGAATATCTCCTGTTTCCCTGGAAAACGGTGCAGGGAAATATCGCCTTTGGACCGTCGCTTCGCGGACTCTCCAAAGGTGAAATAACGTCGCTCTGCACACATTATATCGAGTTGGTCGGTTTGCAGAACTTCGCTTCCAGCTATCCCCATGAACTCTCCGGCGGCATGAAACAACGGGTAGCCATCGCTCGTGCGCTGGCAAACCAGCCACGGGTCCTGTTAATGGACGAACCCTTTGGTGCACTGGATGCTTTGACCCGCGAAAGCATGCAATGGGAGTTGCTCAGGATATGGGAAGACGCTCGATGCACCGTCGTTTTTGTGACCCATAGCATTACTGAAGCAGTGCTTCTTGCCGACCGCGTTATTGTCATGAGTAAACGCCCGGGAAGAATAAAGAAAGATATCGCTATCGGCCTTCCTCGCCCACGAACACGCCAACTGTCAGCCTCGGCGGAGTTTCTCAAGTACGAAAGCATGCTGAAGCAACTGGTATGGGAGGAAGTGTAG
- a CDS encoding ABC transporter permease, with protein sequence MSANDRGVWRKLVSPLLFIAAWWAVSEMGWMPDWFLPSPIKVVQALYSMTISGELLHHTAMSMYRAMMGYFLAAFVGIALGLLIAWSIYVEDFFDPIIELLRPLSTFALVPVFFLWFGIGDVSKILIIFKSCFFPIVLNTIAGIKGVDNKLVKAAQSLGANGRQIWLRVLIPAAMPMIITGLRISTAMSMMALVGVEMISSESGLGFLVIDAQRIFETDRMFAGIIVLSLIGFSLDQCARVIQNRVVSWHIQTSLGGANT encoded by the coding sequence GTGTCAGCCAACGATCGCGGGGTATGGCGCAAGCTGGTATCGCCGCTTCTCTTTATCGCAGCGTGGTGGGCCGTTTCCGAAATGGGCTGGATGCCCGACTGGTTCCTCCCATCTCCCATTAAAGTCGTACAGGCGTTGTACTCAATGACCATCTCCGGGGAGCTCTTACATCATACAGCGATGAGCATGTATCGAGCCATGATGGGATATTTTCTGGCCGCATTCGTCGGCATTGCCCTCGGTTTACTGATCGCGTGGTCTATTTATGTTGAAGACTTCTTTGATCCGATCATTGAGTTGCTGCGACCATTATCCACCTTCGCTCTGGTACCGGTCTTTTTTCTCTGGTTTGGCATCGGCGATGTCTCCAAGATCTTGATCATCTTCAAATCGTGTTTTTTCCCCATTGTTCTGAACACCATTGCCGGTATCAAAGGGGTAGACAACAAACTCGTCAAGGCCGCCCAATCGTTAGGTGCGAACGGTCGCCAGATTTGGCTTCGGGTTCTCATTCCAGCGGCCATGCCAATGATTATCACCGGACTCAGAATCTCCACCGCTATGTCGATGATGGCGCTGGTCGGGGTTGAGATGATCTCCAGTGAATCCGGTCTGGGCTTTCTGGTAATAGACGCCCAACGAATTTTTGAAACAGATCGGATGTTCGCCGGCATTATCGTTCTCTCGCTCATTGGCTTCTCTCTCGACCAATGCGCCCGCGTCATCCAGAACCGAGTAGTTTCGTGGCATATTCAGACCTCGCTCGGCGGGGCTAACACTTAA
- a CDS encoding ABC transporter substrate-binding protein, translating into MLESHGASRMLASFHDILPHWVFTGLYFSDTFIQKNPDIVKATVAGLLKSFDFIKNHEQQARMHMPKYTGMDLDTCMISALREYSSPYKPKELLERQRDVMLQYGYLDKKLDIDHMIDYSFLPEGLRRSE; encoded by the coding sequence ATGCTGGAATCGCATGGCGCAAGCAGGATGCTGGCATCGTTTCATGATATTCTTCCGCATTGGGTCTTCACCGGCCTCTATTTCTCAGACACCTTCATCCAAAAAAATCCTGACATTGTCAAAGCGACGGTGGCCGGGTTGCTAAAGTCATTTGACTTCATCAAGAATCATGAGCAACAAGCGCGCATGCACATGCCTAAATACACCGGCATGGATCTTGATACGTGCATGATCAGCGCCCTTCGCGAGTATTCATCACCCTACAAACCGAAAGAGTTGCTAGAGCGACAGCGTGATGTGATGTTACAGTACGGCTATCTGGACAAAAAACTCGATATTGACCATATGATCGACTATTCCTTTCTGCCTGAAGGATTGAGACGTTCGGAATGA
- a CDS encoding PP2C family serine/threonine-protein phosphatase, with the protein MYLNVEPYHPIRQSPSVPTMSVQVLHEQGSGRQNEDVVLRSPGLFGVFDGATSLVEPHDTGNASGGFRAARLAASSFEQCQGSLVQRAEQANSAIRAAQIASGISLDERLQLWSTSLAVVRLKGSSFEYCHTGDSMILLLYTDGSHVVLTPEVDVDGETLQAWKNSPASSQPIHICLAEQIAAVRLQMNTRYGVLNGEPAAMRFLGHGRHSLAGISDIILFTDGLMLPCETPWRPTDWRWFADLYRLGGLHKIRDQVRGLQRQDPECRRFPRFKVHDDIGAVAISFHGVAAPSAGTRLQ; encoded by the coding sequence ATGTATCTGAACGTCGAACCGTATCATCCCATCCGTCAGTCGCCCAGCGTGCCCACGATGAGCGTACAGGTGCTCCATGAACAGGGCAGCGGCCGGCAAAATGAGGACGTGGTGTTGCGATCCCCTGGTCTGTTCGGCGTGTTTGACGGAGCGACAAGCCTAGTTGAACCGCACGACACCGGCAACGCGAGTGGAGGCTTCCGTGCTGCTCGGCTTGCCGCGAGTTCTTTTGAACAGTGTCAAGGAAGCCTTGTTCAGCGGGCTGAACAGGCAAACTCGGCCATTCGTGCTGCCCAGATCGCCAGCGGGATTTCACTCGACGAGCGACTGCAGCTATGGTCAACCAGCCTCGCGGTGGTACGACTGAAAGGCTCGTCGTTTGAGTATTGTCACACCGGCGACAGCATGATTCTGTTGCTCTACACTGACGGCAGCCATGTGGTGCTGACCCCGGAGGTTGATGTCGACGGTGAGACGCTGCAGGCCTGGAAGAATTCGCCCGCATCGTCACAACCGATACACATCTGTCTGGCCGAGCAGATTGCTGCCGTTCGGCTGCAGATGAATACCCGCTACGGCGTGCTCAATGGCGAACCGGCAGCGATGCGTTTCTTGGGTCATGGGCGTCACAGCCTAGCGGGAATTTCCGATATCATTTTGTTTACCGACGGGCTCATGCTCCCCTGCGAGACCCCGTGGCGGCCGACTGATTGGCGCTGGTTCGCCGATCTGTATCGGCTTGGGGGCCTGCACAAGATCCGTGATCAGGTTCGCGGTCTGCAACGTCAGGACCCTGAATGTCGCCGTTTTCCGCGTTTCAAAGTCCATGATGACATCGGAGCCGTAGCCATCAGCTTTCACGGCGTCGCTGCACCTTCTGCCGGTACACGTCTTCAATAG
- a CDS encoding ISL3 family transposase, which translates to MNGNDIIALGLGLEKPWEITGQSLNTECTPHELRITLAAPRGSSFPCPDCGAMCKAHDFKEMTWRHLNFFQHHCYITAAVPRVNCKDHGVKRITVPWARTGSKFTLLFEQAGLMLVREMPVLAAARIMEIPDKTLWRIVLHYVTAGLAQLDLSELKAVGLDETSAKKRHNYVTVFIDLDRRKEPVVFAVPGKGQDVIRQFKQFLTTQGGAAGNIKEVACDMSKPFLSGIKQSFPRAQVTVDWFHVVQTFTKAVNKVRVLEARKKQLPRTTRWAVLKNEESTGLSEQERQALAELNAMDFFTAIAWRVKERLRWVRKASTAQAAKWRLSNFLLCMAEANLTKSPLLRPVIAAIETVIRHRRAIESRWESGHSTARLEGLNSIFQAAKARARGYRNPQTFISMIYLLASPVGNLLKST; encoded by the coding sequence ATGAACGGTAACGATATCATAGCATTAGGTCTTGGTCTTGAGAAACCGTGGGAGATCACCGGCCAGTCTCTGAACACCGAGTGTACGCCCCATGAACTGCGCATCACGTTAGCAGCTCCCCGGGGCAGCAGCTTTCCCTGTCCCGACTGCGGAGCGATGTGCAAGGCCCATGACTTCAAGGAAATGACCTGGCGTCATCTCAACTTCTTTCAACACCATTGCTACATCACCGCCGCCGTTCCACGGGTCAACTGCAAAGACCACGGGGTAAAACGGATCACCGTCCCCTGGGCGCGCACGGGCAGCAAGTTCACCTTGCTCTTCGAACAAGCCGGCCTCATGCTGGTACGAGAGATGCCGGTATTGGCTGCGGCCCGGATCATGGAGATTCCCGATAAAACGTTGTGGCGCATCGTCCTTCATTACGTGACCGCCGGTCTTGCCCAGCTTGACCTGAGCGAACTCAAAGCCGTCGGCCTCGATGAAACTTCGGCAAAGAAACGGCATAACTACGTGACCGTTTTCATCGATCTGGACCGTAGGAAAGAGCCTGTCGTGTTTGCGGTACCCGGCAAAGGCCAGGATGTGATTCGCCAGTTCAAACAGTTTCTCACGACACAGGGCGGTGCTGCCGGCAACATCAAAGAAGTAGCCTGCGACATGTCGAAGCCCTTCTTGTCCGGTATCAAGCAAAGCTTTCCACGAGCCCAGGTCACGGTTGACTGGTTCCATGTGGTGCAGACTTTCACCAAGGCGGTCAACAAGGTCCGTGTCCTCGAGGCACGGAAGAAACAGCTACCCCGAACCACCCGCTGGGCGGTGCTGAAGAATGAAGAGTCAACCGGTCTCAGCGAGCAAGAACGGCAAGCCCTGGCAGAGCTCAACGCCATGGATTTCTTCACAGCTATTGCCTGGCGGGTCAAGGAGCGTCTCCGCTGGGTACGCAAAGCATCGACAGCGCAAGCGGCCAAATGGCGCCTGAGCAACTTTTTGTTGTGCATGGCGGAAGCCAACCTGACGAAATCACCACTGTTACGACCGGTCATCGCGGCTATCGAAACGGTGATCAGGCATCGCCGTGCCATTGAGTCTCGGTGGGAATCCGGCCATAGCACCGCTCGCCTGGAGGGTTTGAACAGCATTTTCCAGGCAGCCAAAGCACGGGCCAGAGGGTATCGGAATCCACAGACATTTATCAGCATGATTTACCTGCTTGCCTCACCGGTCGGTAATCTGCTCAAATCCACTTGA
- a CDS encoding ABC transporter substrate-binding protein, whose amino-acid sequence MKQRVKRFWLLLLTGLCFFPGSVCSAIENSSELPVVKIVYARDIDDLPFYVGVEEGFFEQEGVKVELVFIKGEQNALAGVMKNDVQAANISVESLYKLADKEVPVKVVTWLGQAHEGTKCGIHVGVNTPYRTFSDLKGARIATSGNLMPKTMLTHAVHLGGLELKDLRPIYGGRPDNPMQHEAALRAGAVDGFIV is encoded by the coding sequence ATGAAACAACGAGTTAAACGCTTTTGGCTTTTACTTCTTACTGGCCTGTGTTTTTTTCCTGGGTCGGTCTGTTCAGCGATCGAAAACAGCTCTGAATTACCGGTTGTAAAAATTGTGTACGCCCGTGATATAGATGACCTGCCTTTTTATGTTGGCGTCGAGGAGGGATTTTTCGAGCAGGAAGGCGTCAAGGTCGAACTCGTTTTTATCAAGGGCGAGCAGAACGCTCTTGCCGGCGTCATGAAAAATGATGTTCAGGCGGCAAACATCAGCGTCGAGTCTTTATACAAGCTTGCCGACAAGGAAGTACCGGTCAAAGTAGTGACCTGGCTCGGTCAGGCACATGAAGGGACAAAATGCGGTATCCATGTGGGTGTCAACACCCCCTACCGCACCTTCAGTGACCTGAAAGGAGCCCGTATCGCTACCAGTGGAAATCTCATGCCCAAAACAATGCTGACTCATGCGGTACATCTGGGCGGCCTGGAATTGAAAGACCTGCGCCCAATCTATGGCGGCCGCCCGGACAACCCTATGCAGCACGAAGCAGCTCTCCGTGCCGGGGCGGTTGACGGATTCATTGTCTGA
- a CDS encoding GNAT family N-acetyltransferase — MIEIIENFPSAAWHDYAARHQETLFSHLPGWSATLALTYALPAYVLLSKTGPSCPVDGILPLLLFCPPGAESRLISLPYTDAAGIIADSPRARQELLSGALALAESCNAHHLELRQYDHGTTTSLSLATDNDWLCQEFSFKVGLNRIVPRTVRDLWDALGSKVRNQVRKAERCGCVVHIGGTELVEPFFAVFSENMRDLGSPTHSRELFANALQQPTLDASIILVRHEGAPAAGAVVLRHGATLYNPWASSLRRFRPLCPNMLLYWSMLRLAVQSGCRTFDFGRSSPGASTHRFKRQWGARTRRLTWYVFSKKPSVWNPLQETLSDPQWRNLNLDHSRHRGPAKRRWISL, encoded by the coding sequence ATGATAGAAATTATTGAGAATTTTCCCTCGGCGGCATGGCACGACTATGCCGCTCGACATCAGGAGACGCTGTTTAGTCATCTGCCGGGATGGAGTGCAACTTTAGCACTCACGTACGCCCTACCGGCCTACGTGCTGCTCAGCAAAACCGGCCCATCCTGCCCGGTTGACGGGATATTGCCGCTGTTGCTGTTTTGTCCGCCTGGAGCCGAAAGCCGTCTCATCTCCCTGCCATACACCGATGCTGCTGGAATCATCGCTGACTCACCGCGGGCCCGGCAAGAATTGCTCTCCGGCGCCCTTGCTCTTGCCGAGTCCTGTAACGCTCACCACTTGGAATTGCGACAATACGACCACGGCACGACTACCTCACTCTCTCTTGCCACCGACAACGACTGGCTCTGTCAGGAGTTTTCGTTCAAGGTGGGGCTCAACCGAATAGTGCCGAGAACGGTGAGGGATCTCTGGGATGCGCTGGGTTCCAAAGTTCGCAATCAGGTGCGAAAGGCCGAACGCTGCGGCTGTGTCGTCCACATCGGCGGAACTGAACTTGTGGAGCCTTTTTTTGCAGTTTTTTCAGAGAATATGAGGGATCTTGGATCTCCAACCCACAGTCGGGAACTCTTTGCCAATGCCTTGCAGCAACCAACGTTGGATGCCAGCATCATTCTTGTCCGGCACGAAGGAGCCCCGGCTGCCGGGGCTGTTGTCTTGCGGCACGGAGCTACTCTTTACAACCCCTGGGCGTCTTCATTGCGCCGTTTCCGGCCGCTCTGTCCCAACATGTTGCTTTATTGGAGCATGTTGCGGCTCGCTGTGCAGAGCGGCTGCCGGACTTTCGATTTCGGTCGTTCTTCTCCCGGGGCGTCTACACATCGCTTTAAACGTCAGTGGGGAGCCCGCACCAGGCGGCTCACCTGGTATGTTTTTTCAAAAAAACCTTCTGTATGGAACCCACTTCAGGAGACGTTATCCGACCCTCAGTGGCGCAACCTCAATCTTGATCACTCCCGTCACCGCGGACCGGCAAAGCGCCGGTGGATAAGCCTGTAA
- a CDS encoding YadA-like family protein: MGNNSIADEPNTVSFGSVGNERRISNVAAGISDTDAVNYAQLSAISSDIAILSSGDSGTSSATGSGSLALGAGASARNNDTAIGYRSTVTADGSTAVGANTAIYSTNSVAVGADATVESGAAGGTAVGQGARVTSGATNSVALGNNSIADEPNTVSVGSVGNERRITNVAPGVNSTDAVNKGQLDQTNARVSKNASNIAQDRGYIYENRAAIEQNSETINRLENSLDDLRDESRSGIAAAAALIELMPSTPGKTTVNLGSATYQGAVAVGLTAVHRLSGIENMMLNTGISAAGEEVLVRAGVSWEF; this comes from the coding sequence TTGGGCAATAACTCAATCGCCGATGAGCCCAACACGGTCTCTTTCGGGTCGGTTGGAAATGAGCGAAGAATCAGCAACGTCGCGGCAGGAATAAGCGACACCGATGCCGTCAACTACGCGCAGCTGAGCGCCATCTCGTCGGATATTGCGATACTATCTTCTGGCGACAGCGGCACCTCCAGCGCCACGGGCTCCGGGAGTCTTGCCCTCGGGGCAGGTGCATCGGCCAGGAACAACGATACCGCCATCGGCTATCGATCGACGGTAACCGCCGATGGCAGCACTGCGGTGGGCGCCAATACCGCCATCTATTCGACTAACAGCGTCGCGGTCGGTGCCGACGCCACCGTTGAATCCGGAGCGGCAGGCGGTACCGCCGTCGGCCAGGGAGCCCGGGTGACCTCCGGTGCTACCAATAGTGTTGCTTTGGGCAATAACTCAATCGCAGATGAGCCCAACACGGTCTCTGTCGGGTCGGTAGGCAACGAGCGAAGGATAACCAACGTTGCACCAGGGGTTAACAGCACCGATGCCGTCAACAAGGGACAGCTGGATCAAACCAATGCCAGAGTGAGCAAGAACGCCAGTAATATCGCTCAGGACCGAGGCTATATCTATGAGAATCGGGCAGCTATTGAACAGAACAGTGAGACGATCAACAGGCTTGAGAATTCACTTGACGATCTCAGGGATGAATCCCGTTCCGGTATCGCTGCCGCAGCGGCATTAATTGAACTGATGCCTTCGACCCCCGGTAAAACGACCGTAAACCTCGGTTCTGCCACCTACCAAGGTGCGGTCGCCGTTGGTCTTACGGCCGTTCATCGACTTTCAGGCATCGAAAACATGATGTTGAACACCGGTATCTCCGCAGCAGGAGAGGAGGTTCTCGTCAGAGCCGGTGTCAGCTGGGAATTCTGA
- a CDS encoding ISNCY family transposase, translated as MRRKRNPQTTIFEVLGKHPGPRELEQMDAILATDHHLLDQAYADLLKKSRSDTGRQGMTAEQVVRCTLLKQFRELSYDDLAYYLADSHSFRSFVRLEPGHFPAKSTLQENIKALSEEAWLAIHQFLLAYAQQAKIENGRKIRLDSTAVQTDIHRPTDATLLWDGIRVITRWLFEGKELSPCPGYGCSDHRRVVKKRLLSIQNATKQETRQTAYRDMLHYAGRVIAYAEQAIPELADFGGDSIEDYTHARALAEKLSRAIDLLRRVMDQTERRVFKGEQVPASEKIVSLFETHTDILVKGRRETEFGHKVFLTGGASNLILDCLVERGNPADAERFLPLLKRHIERYGRPPRQSTADGGFASQANLAGAKAADVKDVVFAKKRGLSIVDMAKSTWVYRRLRNFRAGIEANISTLKRSYGLKRCNWSGWEGFKAYIWSAIVAYNLTVLARIQLATA; from the coding sequence ATGCGCAGAAAACGCAATCCACAAACCACGATCTTCGAGGTTCTTGGCAAACATCCCGGACCTCGTGAGCTGGAACAGATGGACGCCATCCTGGCAACCGACCACCATCTGCTTGACCAGGCCTATGCCGATCTGCTCAAGAAAAGCCGCTCCGATACCGGCCGCCAGGGCATGACTGCCGAACAGGTAGTCCGCTGCACGCTCCTCAAACAGTTCCGCGAACTCAGCTACGATGATCTGGCCTATTATCTGGCCGACTCCCATTCGTTTCGCAGCTTCGTCCGCCTTGAACCGGGACACTTTCCGGCCAAATCGACCCTGCAGGAAAATATCAAGGCCCTGAGCGAAGAGGCCTGGCTGGCGATTCACCAGTTTCTGCTCGCCTACGCCCAGCAGGCTAAGATCGAGAACGGCCGGAAGATCCGACTCGACTCCACCGCCGTCCAAACGGATATCCACCGGCCGACCGATGCGACGTTGCTCTGGGACGGGATCCGGGTCATCACCCGCTGGCTGTTTGAGGGCAAGGAACTCAGCCCCTGTCCCGGCTATGGGTGCAGCGATCATCGGCGGGTGGTGAAGAAGCGGTTGCTGTCCATCCAGAACGCTACCAAGCAGGAGACACGCCAGACGGCCTACCGGGATATGCTGCACTATGCCGGTCGCGTGATCGCTTATGCGGAGCAGGCGATCCCCGAGCTTGCCGACTTCGGCGGAGACTCGATTGAAGACTACACTCACGCCCGGGCGCTGGCCGAGAAACTGTCCCGTGCCATTGACCTGCTGCGGCGGGTGATGGACCAGACCGAGCGACGGGTGTTCAAAGGTGAACAGGTACCGGCGTCGGAGAAGATCGTGTCGCTGTTTGAGACGCACACCGACATCCTGGTCAAAGGACGGCGTGAGACGGAGTTTGGGCACAAGGTGTTCCTGACCGGCGGTGCGTCGAACCTGATTCTTGACTGCCTGGTGGAACGAGGCAACCCGGCCGATGCCGAGCGGTTTCTGCCGTTGTTGAAGCGGCATATCGAGCGGTATGGACGCCCGCCCCGGCAGAGCACGGCGGATGGCGGCTTTGCTTCGCAGGCGAACCTGGCGGGAGCCAAGGCAGCAGACGTCAAGGATGTGGTCTTTGCCAAGAAGCGCGGTCTGTCGATCGTGGACATGGCCAAGAGCACGTGGGTTTATCGGCGGTTGCGCAATTTTCGAGCCGGGATCGAGGCGAACATTTCGACGTTGAAACGAAGCTATGGGCTGAAGCGTTGCAACTGGTCGGGTTGGGAAGGCTTCAAGGCATATATCTGGAGTGCGATTGTTGCCTACAACCTCACGGTGCTGGCCCGTATTCAGCTGGCCACGGCCTGA